The Christiangramia flava JLT2011 genome has a segment encoding these proteins:
- the serA gene encoding phosphoglycerate dehydrogenase, whose amino-acid sequence MENNRHFVIDFDSTFTQVEALDVLGEISLEGHPEKEQRLQKLVDLTNQGMGGQLAFRDSLSQRLELLDANRKHLQPLIENLRQKVSVSFVRNEDFFKEYRDRIYIVSNGFKEFIVPIVQELGVKPENVFANTFEFDENGDVTGFDHDNVLSSNNGKVEQLKRLDLKGDVYVIGDGYTDYEIKAAGLANKFYAFTENVSRENILENADHITPSLDEFLYVNKMNKAISYPKNRIKVLLLENVHADAVDIMKKEGYNVSTISGALDEEELSEKIKDVSILGIRSKTQLTAKVLENANRLIAVGAFCIGTNQIDLEACLNKGVAVFNAPFSNTRSVVELAIGEIILLMRNLPDRIAEMHQGQWNKSAKGSYEIRGKKLGIVGYGNIGSQLSVVAEAIGFDVYYYDLVEKLALGNATKCSSLEELFKIVDVVTLHVDGRKENTNMIGDKQLSWLKEGSYFLNLARGQVVDVDALKKHIESGRIAGAGVDVFPKEPKTNQEEFQSVLRGLPNLILTPHIGGSTEEAQENIGNFVPGKIINYINTGGTTNSVNFPNLQLPTLENAHRLIHIHHNKPGIIAHINRILAANDINIVGQYLKTNETIGYVITDIDKEYDDHVIEELKAIQGTIKFRVLY is encoded by the coding sequence ATGGAGAATAACAGGCATTTTGTGATTGATTTCGACTCCACGTTCACACAGGTAGAAGCCCTGGACGTACTTGGCGAAATTTCACTGGAAGGCCATCCTGAAAAGGAACAACGATTACAAAAACTGGTAGACCTTACCAACCAGGGAATGGGCGGGCAACTAGCATTTCGTGATTCGCTGAGCCAGCGGCTGGAACTGCTGGATGCGAATAGAAAGCACCTGCAGCCTTTAATTGAGAACCTTCGACAGAAGGTTTCTGTTTCGTTCGTTCGTAACGAAGATTTTTTCAAAGAATACCGCGATCGCATCTACATCGTTTCCAATGGTTTTAAAGAATTTATCGTTCCAATCGTTCAGGAACTGGGCGTAAAACCTGAAAATGTCTTCGCCAATACTTTTGAATTCGATGAGAACGGCGACGTGACCGGTTTCGATCATGACAATGTCCTGTCATCCAACAATGGTAAAGTGGAACAACTTAAAAGACTGGACCTAAAAGGGGATGTGTATGTTATTGGCGACGGTTATACTGATTATGAGATCAAAGCCGCCGGGCTGGCCAACAAGTTCTATGCGTTTACTGAAAATGTTTCCCGCGAGAACATCCTGGAAAATGCCGATCATATCACACCTAGTTTAGATGAATTTTTATACGTAAACAAAATGAATAAAGCGATTTCTTATCCCAAAAACCGAATCAAAGTACTGCTTCTTGAAAATGTGCATGCAGATGCCGTAGATATCATGAAGAAAGAAGGTTACAATGTTTCCACGATTTCGGGCGCTCTGGACGAAGAGGAACTTTCCGAAAAGATCAAAGATGTTTCTATATTGGGAATTCGCTCCAAAACCCAGCTAACCGCCAAGGTGCTGGAAAACGCTAACCGGCTCATTGCCGTTGGTGCCTTCTGTATTGGTACCAACCAGATCGACCTCGAGGCCTGCCTCAATAAAGGGGTAGCGGTTTTTAACGCGCCATTTAGCAATACCCGCTCGGTGGTGGAACTGGCCATTGGCGAGATCATTCTCCTGATGCGAAACCTGCCTGATCGAATTGCGGAAATGCACCAGGGACAATGGAACAAATCGGCGAAAGGCAGTTACGAGATTCGAGGGAAAAAGCTGGGTATCGTGGGTTACGGGAATATTGGTTCACAACTATCAGTAGTCGCCGAAGCCATTGGTTTTGATGTATATTATTACGATCTGGTAGAAAAACTGGCCCTGGGAAATGCCACCAAATGCAGCAGCCTCGAAGAGCTGTTCAAGATCGTGGATGTGGTCACGCTTCATGTAGACGGAAGAAAGGAAAACACCAATATGATCGGTGACAAGCAATTGAGCTGGCTGAAGGAAGGTTCTTATTTTCTGAATCTTGCCCGTGGACAGGTTGTGGATGTGGATGCGCTGAAAAAACATATTGAATCTGGCCGAATTGCCGGTGCGGGAGTAGACGTTTTTCCGAAAGAGCCTAAGACCAATCAGGAAGAATTCCAGTCAGTTTTACGCGGTTTGCCAAACCTTATACTTACTCCGCATATTGGCGGTAGTACTGAAGAAGCCCAGGAAAATATTGGAAATTTCGTGCCCGGGAAGATCATTAACTACATCAATACCGGTGGCACGACGAATTCAGTGAATTTCCCGAACCTGCAACTGCCCACTTTGGAAAACGCACACAGGCTCATTCATATTCACCACAATAAACCGGGAATCATCGCGCACATCAACCGTATTCTGGCCGCGAACGATATCAATATCGTAGGTCAATACCTGAAAACGAACGAAACTATCGGTTATGTGATTACCGATATTGACAAGGAATACGACGATCACGTGATCGAGGAGCTGAAAGCCATCCAGGGAACCATCAAATTCCGGGTGTTGTATTAA
- a CDS encoding transglutaminase-like domain-containing protein has translation MSNIFWRSFLLLFITTGANYAQKHVEPSSQDLQLAEDIHARFEDDEVALVSSTDYITFDLSRDGKQVTATQTTTSQWINLTSRADIQLYDFYDGESDISEFNIFSENQKRAKYHIIDEAYHDQDLFHNDARVKHAHLDFPVKAYRYETRITKNYQDIKYFTGLYLVEEYPILKKEVTFVIPSWLQLDLKAINFEGYEITKTEKQGENANQIVTFTATNVPSRMDESHTPGPSYLYPNILILPKSFENEGQKTVLFNDTSDLYSWYRSLASELENDNSAFRNTVAQLTAGTTSEEEKIRNIYYWIQDNIRYIAFEDGIAGFKPDEASNVYKKRYGDCKGMANLTKQMLTEAGFDARLTWLGTDHIAYDYSTPNLSVDNHMICTVMLGDEMIFLDGTEKFNSLGEYNSRIQGQQMLIEDGENFILTRVPVTAPEFNSENAEYDLSIQDEEIVGSVHKSFSGQQRSDLLYYFHSLQNDRKDDFLNFYLSNGSNNIEVSNIQTSDLTNRDSILEIAYDIRIKNAVSSFGNTIYLDLDIDKELGNMDFKDRKVDYQFDSRKDLLATYKITIPDGLEVSAIPEAYKTSTEAYDLNVSFDKQYQKLIYKKHFRIKNARIKASDFENWNKHIQQLNNIYNEQITFSKN, from the coding sequence ATGAGCAACATTTTCTGGAGAAGCTTTCTGCTTCTATTTATCACAACCGGGGCGAATTATGCGCAAAAACATGTGGAACCCAGCAGCCAGGACCTGCAATTAGCTGAAGATATCCATGCCCGTTTTGAAGACGATGAGGTAGCGCTGGTCTCCAGTACCGATTATATCACTTTTGACCTCAGCCGGGATGGCAAACAGGTAACCGCAACACAAACCACTACCAGCCAGTGGATCAACCTCACCAGCCGCGCCGACATTCAGTTGTATGATTTCTATGACGGGGAATCAGATATTAGTGAATTCAACATATTTTCAGAAAACCAGAAACGTGCGAAGTACCATATTATAGATGAAGCTTACCACGACCAGGACCTTTTTCACAATGATGCCAGAGTGAAACACGCGCATTTGGATTTTCCTGTTAAAGCTTACCGTTATGAAACCCGGATCACCAAAAATTACCAGGATATTAAATATTTTACAGGGCTTTACCTTGTGGAGGAATATCCAATTTTAAAAAAAGAGGTGACTTTTGTCATTCCATCCTGGCTTCAGCTGGATTTAAAAGCGATCAATTTCGAAGGCTACGAGATCACCAAAACGGAAAAACAGGGAGAAAATGCGAACCAGATCGTCACTTTTACGGCAACCAATGTGCCGTCGCGAATGGATGAAAGCCATACGCCAGGGCCAAGTTACCTGTATCCCAATATTCTGATCCTTCCGAAGAGCTTTGAAAACGAGGGCCAGAAAACCGTGCTTTTTAATGATACTTCAGATCTTTACAGCTGGTACCGTTCACTGGCCAGCGAACTGGAAAACGACAATTCTGCTTTTCGCAATACGGTCGCCCAACTTACCGCCGGCACAACTTCCGAAGAGGAAAAGATCCGCAATATCTATTACTGGATCCAGGATAATATTCGGTATATCGCTTTTGAAGACGGAATAGCCGGTTTCAAGCCCGATGAAGCTTCAAACGTCTATAAAAAACGCTACGGCGATTGCAAGGGAATGGCCAATCTCACGAAACAAATGCTCACCGAGGCTGGATTCGATGCTCGACTGACCTGGCTCGGCACTGATCATATCGCGTACGACTACTCCACGCCCAACCTTTCTGTAGACAATCACATGATCTGTACTGTCATGCTGGGCGATGAAATGATCTTTTTAGACGGCACCGAAAAATTCAATTCCCTCGGGGAATACAACAGCCGAATCCAGGGACAACAAATGCTGATCGAAGATGGGGAAAACTTTATTTTAACAAGGGTGCCGGTAACAGCACCGGAATTCAATTCAGAAAATGCCGAATACGACCTGAGCATCCAGGATGAAGAGATCGTGGGAAGCGTTCATAAAAGCTTTTCCGGGCAGCAGCGATCTGATTTGCTTTATTATTTCCATTCGCTTCAGAATGACCGAAAAGACGACTTTCTAAATTTCTACCTGAGCAACGGAAGTAACAATATTGAAGTGAGCAATATTCAGACTTCCGATCTGACAAACCGCGACAGCATCCTGGAAATCGCTTACGACATCCGGATCAAAAATGCCGTTTCCAGCTTCGGAAATACCATTTACCTCGATCTCGACATCGATAAGGAACTTGGGAACATGGATTTTAAAGACCGAAAAGTGGATTACCAGTTTGATTCCCGAAAAGACCTGCTGGCGACCTACAAAATAACCATCCCCGATGGCCTAGAGGTTTCTGCAATTCCGGAAGCCTACAAAACTTCCACTGAAGCATATGATCTCAACGTATCGTTTGATAAACAGTATCAAAAACTGATCTATAAAAAACATTTCCGCATCAAGAATGCGCGGATCAAAGCCAGCGATTTTGAAAACTGGAACAAGCACATTCAGCAACTCAACAATATTTACAACGAGCAAATTACCTTCTCTAAAAACTAA
- a CDS encoding DUF3857 domain-containing protein → MNRYFYSILFLVIASVSFAQSNKEDNVRELFWGPDDPVKNVMEIPEKWQRESAVVIYKFEDYTYNKFISKMTTTKSVRQRIKLLDQAAVEEFSEFSFTNRFKSSNWIGNLMAGEKHIVGVKVIKPDGSENVINVAEESVEVDGETKLAIANLEIGDIIDYYSYIEDLQPVMGTIEIYDPVEETLAEVYPVMNYRLQLLTDNKFYLNFRSFNGAPELKEIDNNKNSKRLFVLEAQDIAKRDFPNWYYPLVELPSVKFQVYYAVNNKNADYAMAFISEDEDIVKKEVSREEILNLYDTRFRPAGNYGEVEDYLKAHEYASDAKMVQDAYYFMRHYFFTRYIEASLVQDSKISNDAFKYYSRGSTIIDSQKRFVQMFTALLKEFDIDYEIVVGKNRFDGSLEDILIEQNVKTLLKVKTEPPVYIEYFDPHSVAGSFSPHLDGTDIYLLSSQKRKKIDQIDLAKLPATTVADNVSEANMSVSLNQDFSGMSVSSVNRFFGHEKTEEQKDRLYFADYVYEDYDRFQTERYLDMVKNKEKDQFQKELNSLSDKIRERQKEHFQERLSRAFDLEGIENYDYQINKTGRYGFTEAFEFSEEYDIENGLIKKAGPNYILEIGRLIGQQISLNAKQRDRKENIYMAYPRRLKNSIRFQIPEGFVVEGLEKLNVSTENETGAFISQATVEGNELVINTTKEYRHNYEPNANWGKMMEFLDEADNFYNAKILLKKQ, encoded by the coding sequence ATGAACCGGTATTTCTATAGTATTCTATTTCTGGTGATCGCCAGTGTTTCCTTTGCCCAGTCGAACAAAGAAGATAATGTTCGCGAACTTTTCTGGGGGCCAGACGATCCCGTGAAAAACGTGATGGAAATTCCTGAAAAATGGCAGCGTGAATCGGCAGTGGTCATTTACAAATTTGAAGATTACACCTATAATAAGTTCATTTCGAAGATGACGACGACCAAATCGGTCCGGCAGCGCATCAAATTATTAGACCAGGCCGCGGTCGAGGAATTTTCTGAATTCTCCTTTACAAACCGGTTCAAATCTTCGAACTGGATCGGGAATTTGATGGCCGGGGAAAAACATATTGTGGGGGTGAAAGTCATCAAACCAGACGGATCAGAAAATGTGATCAACGTGGCAGAAGAATCAGTTGAAGTAGACGGTGAAACCAAGCTCGCGATCGCCAATCTCGAAATTGGGGATATCATTGATTATTATTCTTATATCGAAGACCTGCAGCCGGTGATGGGAACGATTGAAATTTATGATCCTGTGGAAGAAACGCTGGCAGAAGTCTATCCCGTGATGAATTACAGGCTTCAGTTACTTACCGATAATAAATTTTACCTCAATTTTCGTTCTTTCAACGGCGCACCGGAACTGAAGGAGATCGATAATAATAAGAACAGTAAGCGGCTTTTTGTTCTGGAAGCACAGGATATTGCGAAAAGAGATTTCCCGAACTGGTATTACCCCCTGGTGGAGTTGCCTTCAGTGAAATTCCAGGTCTATTATGCCGTGAATAATAAAAATGCCGATTATGCAATGGCTTTTATTTCGGAAGATGAAGATATTGTGAAGAAAGAGGTGAGCCGGGAAGAAATCCTGAACCTTTATGACACGCGTTTTCGGCCTGCCGGGAATTACGGGGAAGTGGAAGATTACCTGAAAGCCCATGAATACGCCAGTGATGCTAAAATGGTTCAAGATGCCTATTATTTCATGCGCCACTATTTTTTCACGCGCTATATCGAAGCCTCCCTGGTACAGGATTCGAAAATTTCGAACGACGCGTTCAAATATTACTCGCGGGGCTCTACGATCATTGATAGCCAGAAACGTTTCGTACAGATGTTTACCGCGCTGCTGAAGGAATTTGATATCGATTACGAGATCGTGGTTGGCAAAAACCGATTTGACGGCTCGCTTGAGGATATCCTTATCGAGCAGAACGTGAAGACCCTGTTGAAGGTCAAAACCGAGCCACCGGTTTATATTGAATATTTTGATCCGCATAGCGTCGCAGGTTCCTTTTCGCCGCATCTGGATGGCACAGATATCTACCTCCTCTCGTCACAAAAACGCAAAAAGATCGACCAGATCGATCTGGCAAAACTTCCTGCCACTACGGTAGCTGATAATGTTTCCGAAGCGAATATGAGCGTGAGCCTGAACCAGGATTTCAGCGGAATGAGCGTCTCCAGCGTCAATCGGTTTTTTGGACATGAAAAAACGGAAGAGCAGAAAGACCGACTCTATTTTGCCGATTATGTCTATGAAGATTACGATCGTTTCCAGACCGAGCGCTACCTGGACATGGTGAAGAATAAAGAAAAAGACCAGTTTCAGAAAGAGCTGAATTCCCTTTCCGACAAAATCAGGGAAAGACAAAAAGAACATTTTCAGGAGCGACTTTCAAGGGCGTTTGACCTGGAAGGGATCGAAAACTATGATTACCAGATCAATAAGACCGGCCGTTACGGCTTTACAGAAGCCTTTGAATTTTCCGAAGAATACGATATCGAGAACGGCCTAATAAAAAAAGCAGGGCCCAATTACATTTTGGAGATCGGCCGGCTTATTGGCCAGCAGATCTCGCTGAACGCTAAACAGCGGGACCGTAAAGAGAATATTTACATGGCCTATCCCAGGCGCCTAAAGAATAGCATCAGGTTCCAGATTCCTGAAGGCTTTGTAGTAGAAGGCCTGGAAAAGCTCAACGTTTCTACGGAAAATGAAACCGGCGCTTTTATAAGTCAGGCAACTGTAGAAGGCAATGAGCTGGTGATCAATACTACCAAGGAATACCGCCATAATTACGAACCGAATGCCAATTGGGGCAAAATGATGGAATTCCTGGATGAAGCTGATAATTTTTACAATGCCAAGATCCTACTGAAGAAGCAGTAA
- a CDS encoding Gfo/Idh/MocA family protein: MKLKALIFTVLIHSAVFAQQPVRIAIAGLSHGHVHWVFNREGKNDIEIVGIYEEDEALAKKFQENYDLDPSLFYTDLDEMLKKTKPEAVSAFGAISEHLPVVEAAAPKGIHVMVEKPLAFDYDEALKIGKLAKQHNINVITNFETSWYSSNQYVGKLLQDGKLGAVRKVWVNDGHEGPKEIGVGEDFLGILVDPEKNGAGALVDFGCYGANLITWLMKGEKPVSVTAITNQNKPEIYKNVDDEATIILQYPKAQCVIQASWNWPFSRKDMTVYGTKGFATAKDATTVIERLDAKSSEEIKSLEPRPEPYADPFSYLAAVVQEKIDPSEGLYGLPINLTVAQILDAAIRSAQTGKTIVLSEE, from the coding sequence ATGAAATTAAAAGCGCTAATTTTTACAGTATTGATACATTCGGCAGTGTTTGCACAGCAACCTGTTCGTATAGCAATAGCCGGGCTCAGTCACGGTCATGTTCACTGGGTGTTTAACCGCGAAGGAAAGAACGATATTGAGATCGTGGGGATCTATGAGGAAGATGAAGCACTAGCCAAAAAATTTCAGGAAAATTATGACTTAGACCCTTCACTTTTTTATACTGATCTGGATGAAATGCTGAAGAAAACAAAGCCGGAAGCCGTATCGGCTTTTGGAGCCATCAGCGAACATCTGCCGGTAGTAGAAGCAGCAGCGCCAAAAGGAATTCACGTAATGGTAGAAAAACCTTTGGCATTCGATTATGATGAGGCGCTTAAAATTGGAAAATTGGCGAAACAGCATAATATCAATGTAATTACCAATTTTGAAACTTCCTGGTACAGCAGCAATCAGTATGTTGGGAAGTTGCTTCAGGACGGAAAGCTGGGAGCTGTCAGGAAAGTCTGGGTGAATGACGGCCATGAAGGACCGAAGGAAATTGGAGTAGGAGAGGACTTTTTGGGGATACTTGTAGATCCTGAGAAAAATGGGGCCGGAGCTTTGGTAGATTTTGGCTGTTATGGCGCGAATCTTATAACCTGGCTAATGAAGGGAGAAAAGCCTGTTTCAGTTACCGCAATCACCAACCAGAATAAACCTGAAATTTATAAGAATGTAGATGATGAAGCCACGATCATTCTTCAGTATCCAAAAGCACAATGTGTCATCCAGGCGTCCTGGAACTGGCCATTTTCGAGGAAGGATATGACGGTCTATGGCACAAAAGGTTTCGCGACCGCTAAAGACGCGACCACTGTGATCGAAAGACTCGATGCAAAATCTTCCGAAGAAATTAAAAGCCTGGAACCACGTCCCGAACCTTATGCCGATCCGTTTTCATACCTGGCTGCAGTCGTTCAGGAAAAAATCGATCCTTCGGAAGGACTTTATGGCCTTCCAATTAACCTCACGGTAGCGCAGATCCTGGATGCCGCGATTCGCTCCGCTCAAACTGGGAAAACCATTGTTCTTTCCGAAGAATAA
- a CDS encoding GH92 family glycosyl hydrolase, with translation MKRVLLFLATCTILISCKTEVTSENEAVNRSGQKKPFDYVNTFIGTAPLTNPDSIGYTPPRDWRVWAGLTFPGSSLPNAMVQLSPITKFGSGAGYEYEDNQIIAFTHTNKGHWNLCNIPVLPVSENATYPFKSSFDHQNESAAPGYYQVKLDDYGINVELTSTLRAGYHKYQFQENAEKQIVFKLGEANNRVNNWNIEQVSENEVSGIQDMGGDKIYFHAILNGPIEELRRVQENEDQKAYALIKLGNSPSEVTMKIGLSFVSAENAKENLTKEIGDKTFDEVREEAQNVWTPILNGIVVDRGTEKQKQLFYSSLYRTFLWPALRSDVNNDFAGPGNQKMNRGHRFYTNPSLWDTYRNKLVMMEIFQPEVTADIIKSLIVRGEEKGFIPTFFHGDHAASFITGSYLRGIKDFDVDKAYEFLLNNAYEEGGTRPHIKEYIEKGYISDADVEKAHTETKSNAGVSKTLEYSYDDYSLAQLAEKMNDQEHYDDLMQRSQNFEYVFDKQTNFMRGRLENGEWITPFDSEYPYYEYMYREANAWQVSFFAPHDMPKLVELYGGNNAFEKKLDSLFTVKWNPQHIARNVSSFIGQYCIGNQPDHEAPFSYYFIDKPGKSQAILDTILNDFYGIGDSGLALPGMDDAGEMSAWYVMTAGGLYSFSATDPEYLVTVPIFDEVTWNLPNGNSLNIKHSEGRNLEKIQLNGKQLDGYFLSHDELENGGTLMLETN, from the coding sequence ATGAAGAGAGTTCTTCTATTTCTTGCAACATGTACAATATTGATTTCATGTAAAACTGAAGTCACTTCAGAAAATGAGGCGGTAAATAGATCCGGGCAGAAAAAGCCATTCGATTACGTGAATACATTCATTGGTACTGCGCCATTAACGAATCCTGATTCGATAGGGTATACACCACCAAGAGACTGGCGGGTTTGGGCGGGACTAACATTTCCGGGTTCTTCATTACCAAATGCGATGGTCCAGCTTAGCCCAATTACCAAATTTGGTTCTGGCGCCGGTTATGAATATGAAGATAATCAGATAATTGCTTTCACTCACACCAACAAAGGTCACTGGAATTTGTGCAATATTCCTGTTTTACCGGTTTCAGAAAATGCTACATATCCGTTCAAAAGTTCTTTCGATCATCAAAATGAATCAGCTGCTCCAGGATATTACCAGGTCAAATTAGACGACTACGGAATTAATGTGGAACTTACTTCTACTTTACGCGCCGGATACCATAAATACCAGTTTCAGGAGAATGCTGAAAAGCAGATCGTATTCAAATTAGGAGAAGCGAATAACCGGGTCAATAATTGGAATATAGAACAAGTAAGTGAAAATGAAGTCAGCGGAATTCAGGATATGGGAGGTGACAAGATCTATTTTCACGCCATACTGAATGGGCCAATTGAAGAGCTTAGAAGAGTTCAGGAGAATGAGGATCAGAAGGCTTATGCCCTGATAAAATTAGGGAATTCACCTTCCGAAGTTACCATGAAAATTGGGCTTTCTTTCGTGAGTGCCGAAAATGCAAAGGAAAACCTGACGAAAGAAATTGGAGATAAGACTTTTGATGAAGTTCGCGAGGAGGCTCAAAATGTATGGACGCCTATTCTGAATGGGATTGTTGTAGATCGCGGAACCGAAAAGCAGAAACAGCTATTTTACAGTTCTTTGTATCGTACTTTTCTTTGGCCAGCATTACGAAGCGATGTTAATAATGATTTTGCCGGTCCGGGAAATCAAAAAATGAATCGTGGACACCGTTTTTATACCAATCCGTCGCTTTGGGATACCTATAGAAACAAGTTGGTAATGATGGAGATATTCCAGCCGGAAGTTACGGCAGATATTATCAAATCCTTGATCGTTCGAGGAGAAGAAAAGGGGTTCATCCCAACATTTTTTCACGGAGATCATGCTGCTTCCTTTATCACTGGATCCTATTTGCGAGGCATTAAAGATTTTGATGTGGATAAAGCATATGAATTTTTGCTGAATAACGCCTATGAAGAGGGAGGGACAAGGCCTCACATCAAAGAGTATATCGAGAAAGGATATATTTCTGATGCTGATGTGGAAAAAGCACATACCGAAACAAAATCGAATGCAGGGGTTTCTAAAACTCTTGAATATTCCTATGATGATTATTCTTTAGCGCAACTAGCAGAAAAAATGAATGATCAGGAACATTACGACGATTTGATGCAGCGTTCCCAAAATTTTGAATATGTTTTCGATAAGCAAACAAATTTCATGCGCGGCAGGCTGGAAAATGGAGAGTGGATCACACCGTTCGATTCAGAATATCCTTATTACGAATACATGTACCGGGAGGCGAACGCCTGGCAGGTATCCTTCTTTGCGCCACATGATATGCCGAAATTGGTAGAATTGTATGGCGGGAATAACGCGTTTGAGAAAAAATTAGATTCCCTGTTCACGGTAAAATGGAATCCGCAGCATATTGCCAGGAACGTGTCCAGCTTTATAGGGCAGTATTGTATAGGAAATCAGCCAGATCATGAAGCTCCTTTTTCTTATTACTTTATTGATAAACCTGGGAAATCTCAGGCTATTTTAGATACTATTCTGAATGATTTCTACGGAATTGGAGACAGCGGGCTGGCCCTTCCCGGGATGGATGATGCCGGGGAAATGTCTGCCTGGTATGTGATGACTGCTGGTGGCCTTTATTCCTTTTCAGCGACCGATCCGGAGTACCTGGTTACCGTTCCGATTTTTGATGAGGTTACCTGGAATTTACCGAATGGTAATTCGTTAAATATTAAGCATTCAGAAGGAAGGAACCTTGAAAAAATTCAATTGAATGGAAAGCAACTGGATGGATATTTTCTGTCGCACGACGAACTGGAAAATGGCGGCACGTTAATGCTGGAAACTAATTAG
- a CDS encoding glycoside hydrolase family 76 protein: MMRMKEFYKILLLVAIMPVISCSTDETEPSQPENPDTPGETPSQFQYTYSQTADSLQVSLKKNYSGSQTTYIQNNTGNTTFHYWPNAHVLHVLIDAYKRTGDNEYADRANSLLEGIKVMNGGTYNNVFNDDMLWLGNSSMRAYVATGDEAYLNVAIELWDIIKTSWSDDIFGGGITWKQDTPYQKNAVSNGPATVLTMRLYDATGNEQYLEWAKKIYEWEKETLVDPYSGLVWDNISMQNGEEVINRDWIFTYNIGTWIGSGLKLYQATGDQEYLDDAILSARSMTTSFKLTTNGIMRDEGQGDGGLFKGILVRYLTQLIMEPDVPAEDSEYLADFMQTNAETAYKKAIKRPEMFFNSGWTSRPGNNTDLTTQLSGMMLIEAAALLDSEGYFD, encoded by the coding sequence ATGATGAGAATGAAGGAGTTTTATAAAATACTATTATTGGTTGCAATAATGCCGGTAATTTCCTGTTCAACAGATGAAACAGAACCCTCACAGCCTGAAAATCCAGATACACCAGGTGAAACTCCTTCTCAATTTCAGTATACATATAGTCAAACGGCTGATTCCCTTCAGGTCTCCTTAAAAAAGAATTATTCGGGAAGCCAGACTACCTACATTCAGAATAATACCGGTAATACTACCTTTCACTATTGGCCAAATGCTCACGTCCTGCATGTACTGATTGACGCTTATAAACGAACCGGGGATAATGAATATGCCGATCGTGCTAATTCATTACTGGAAGGCATTAAAGTGATGAATGGAGGAACCTACAACAATGTCTTTAACGATGATATGTTATGGCTGGGAAATTCCTCCATGCGCGCGTATGTAGCAACAGGAGATGAAGCGTATTTAAATGTTGCCATTGAATTATGGGATATCATAAAAACAAGCTGGAGCGATGATATATTTGGAGGAGGGATTACCTGGAAACAGGATACTCCCTATCAAAAAAATGCTGTCTCAAACGGGCCTGCAACAGTTCTGACCATGAGATTATATGATGCCACCGGTAATGAACAATACCTGGAATGGGCAAAGAAGATCTATGAGTGGGAAAAAGAAACTCTGGTTGATCCTTATTCCGGCCTTGTTTGGGATAATATTTCGATGCAAAATGGAGAAGAAGTAATTAATCGTGACTGGATCTTTACCTACAATATTGGAACCTGGATCGGTTCTGGCTTGAAACTTTATCAGGCAACTGGTGACCAGGAATATTTGGACGATGCAATTCTTTCTGCCAGATCAATGACCACAAGTTTTAAACTGACTACCAACGGAATCATGAGGGACGAAGGTCAGGGTGATGGAGGATTATTCAAAGGAATTTTGGTAAGATACCTAACCCAATTGATCATGGAACCAGATGTTCCTGCAGAAGACAGTGAGTACCTTGCTGATTTTATGCAAACGAATGCTGAAACTGCATATAAGAAGGCTATCAAGCGACCGGAAATGTTCTTCAATTCTGGCTGGACAAGCAGGCCTGGTAATAATACCGATCTTACTACGCAGCTTAGCGGAATGATGCTTATCGAGGCTGCAGCTCTATTAGATTCTGAAGGATATTTCGATTAA